CGTATCTCCTATCTAtgcatcttcagaggtttctcTTACACTGGATTCTTCCAGACTGGTTGTTGACGTACCTTCCACTTGGATGGTTTAGTATTGTTGATAACCAAGCACTATGAACTATATGTTCTGTTTTCCTCTCTTTGATGTTGAAGGAATGCTTGTAAAATTTTATAGCTTCAATATTTATCCTCGAAGACAGAAATTCTAACAGACATTAAGAGCTACTATCCAAGAATGAATATGAAAGCTATATTGACCTTTGAAGATGCTTTTACCATAGTTGTAGGTGAAAAATCGATTAGACAACTGCTAGAAAGTCCTTAGTTTTCTAACTGGGGCCAATTCTTCATAAAATCAGCTTGGAAACTTTGCATATTCCTATATCAAATTGTATTCTACAATAACCCGATAATATCTTGGGATTTCAAGTATGTAGAACCtgatattttcgtgaaattttcccATGAGAAATCAGTTGCAAAGAATTAAAAACTGCAGGCACATTATGAAGCACCATTTATGTGCAATAACAATATGCGAATGGACCAAAATTAGCATATAAAAATCCGAATTAGTACTACTACTAGAAAATCTTTGAGCTATGACATTTTTACTTCACTTCTTTGGTCATTCAATTTCTAAAAAGACCCTAGGTCGAAAGAAATATTCGTTGACTTTCATATTGTTTGAGTTGAAAATCTGCGGTAGAACATATATGAAAGGAGAAGGTACATGAACTTCATGGCAGTAGTCAAAGAAGtgctttttttttggaaataggtAAATGGAAATATCTGTATAAAGCGGTCGATTGAGCAAAAAGTTACacgtagaaaattttcaaaaagttaaTCTCAATAAACTCtggaataaaattaatatcAAGTTTCAAGCTCAAAGGTACCTATATACCTATTATTAAATACTTTATTGCTTCATTGGGTATAATCGACCAACTATTTCAGAACGTGGTATTATTCCCTCTTTTCATGGTTAAAGCAATGGAATGACTTAAATGGAGTGACCTAAATTCGTCAAATTCAATGGAAATATTTAACTCACTCTAAACGGTAAGGTGtacattattgaaaattggatAAAGCTAAAAGCACACATCATCAAAAGTGTGTATGTATAAGGGGATATTGTGTAACTGGAAACCTATGTATATATGAACCTacttaaattttaaataaaaaataagcgTATCTAGGAAAATAGTGCTGTGCATTTTTCTTCTAGCATCAGAGTCTAGATGGATATCATTCTACATTTTCTTTTTGGTGTTATGTAATCTTAATTGAATTACTTCCAATCGTTTTATAAACACTTTTGGAGAATCTCTATCTCAATGTCATCCCTGATTCTTCTGAATCTTCTCTCTGGGTATTCTCTAACACATTTCAACTTGGGAACTCTTCATCAGAAGTTTTATCAGAAATGAGTATGTTTACCAATATCCGAACACTTTTGATGTGCGTGTATATTTTATACTGAAGCCCGTTTAGATGTCGTCTATAGGTCCTCCTGTAGGTGAAATGCTTGTGGTCATCGGTTTACCCATATTGCTGAAAAATATATTCGTTAGTTGACTATACATTTGAATGTAAGAAAATGTAGAAAATTCAACGAGCAATCCGAAgtcaataaaattaatatatgCATAATTCTACCCAGTCTAGATGGCGACACAGATATACATAACGTATACATATTACAGTGGACTAAATCGGGGAGTTTCACTAGACTACTCCACATATTGAAGAATTGCGGTTTTCCCTCATTTCCACGATAACTCTTAAagaattcattttaggtatagggtttgcttaagtaattcacactatttttgtacgttttttttgaaataataaaaatataggttctaatttaaaaatcttgagttttgatgactTTGAGTTGTccgagttcatgatcttcttataaacacccagtacatttttggtccaaaccgcaaacagtcttataatactacgtatttgcagaatcaaaaaaaaattctttcgaaAAGAGCCTTTCTGccggaaaattaaaaaaaaaatgtgagtcctcatcaccaccaatttttttataagcatcccattaactcatgaaccgttaagcttttacccaaggtatggcatattaccgaaattgtcatcaaaaaagctatctaatctCTAATCCTCTGagtatctaatgatgcaataatatactgggtgtgccatttgaaataaggaagtactagtctgtttctggtataaccggaagttgtagagatgtgaaaatatttaagggagaaagatcaaaccccaatatgcaaattttcagcacaaaattatgatcagttttccataaacgtctaataggccatctcggtgaatcaccctgtataatgtcgAGGTTCATAAGTGTCACTGATGTCGAAATTCATTCATGTTAATTGAATATTAGATATTTCCGTTTCTCAGTAGACTTCCTTTTATATTCgtagaatcgaaaaagaaaaaagaaatttcgaaaaaagctttttctgccgaaatattcaaaaaagtgtgagtcctcatcgccaccatttttttttaaaagaatcccattaactcatgaaccgtttagtttttacccaaggtatggcatattgccgaaattgtcatataAAAAGCtacctaatgatgcaataataaactgggtatcctatttgaaataaggaagtagtagtctgtttccggtataatcggaagttgtagagatctgaaaatattatagggagaaagatcatggtctcaaaccccaatatgcaaattttcagctcaaaattatgatcagttttccataaacgtctaataggccatcccggtgaatcaccctgtatctactttcttttatatttttaatcatTATAAAAATCGCAAAAAAACATTTGGGATGAACTGAAAAGTTGTACTGTAAacaaatctgtaattttcaacttttttttgttcattataaGTGACAAACATCTGTTCCTAGCAATCCTAGCTTATAGCAGGTacaagaatttcattattttgaatttgtccTGATATTTGTGAGACCTGGTGTTAAATTTTAATTTGGAAATGTTGAACGTTCATTATATTTACCGGAagaatttttacattttttattgaaggaaAAGGAAGACCATTGGCTAGGCAGTAAATTGCAGGAATAGGTAATCCAATTTTTCTTGATGTTCTAGTTTTAGAAAATACACGTTCAGTCTGGATACAACCCCAAAAATACCAAATTCAGGATAAATGAAATAGGAGTTTTTATGTTTCcacttttcaattcttcaaacaAGAATTATATCCCTAAACAATTTAgcgaatttatatttttaataagaGTACCTATACCATAAGACCAAAAAACTGTTTTCAGCTTGTTTCAAACATTGAATCAACTCGACCATCACTTGatgtaaattaaatttaaatcaaataatggttattatatttccactttttaattctataaattacaattacacagtagcttcttcatattttacatttttaaccCACCATATAACGAAGCAATTGTATCTATGGAATTAAAGAGTGAAAATATAATAACTGTTATTTGAGTTGaattgaatttccaccaagtcaATCCAAATTCAAGAGTTTATTAATTGGCTTAAATAAAACTTGATCTTTATTCAAAACAGGATTCAAGGAACATCAAATAGTATCTAGTTACCATCAACTACCGAATAGTAACGGTTGAAACAGTTCACTATTTGATAATTCAAGGTAGGTACAGAACTTATGATAACAATATAGAATGTGTCTGTACTGTATAATGAGTTCAAGAAGGTTATGTTGGTAATGTAGAAGGTgatcataaaaataaatgagttttATTTCAGAGCAAAGACTGGCACAAAAGTAGTAACTTACCCGCCAATAGAAATGGAATTGACGATGCCATCAGCAAAGCTATCTCGGCTCATCTCATCAACCATGGCAACTTTAAAATGATGCCCAAAGCTAGCCAAATCTTCTCTGAAGGCTTCGCTGGCTGGAGTGATACCATCACTAGCTGAGTGGAGAACAGGAGTTATAGAACCATTTTCACCTTGGACGTCCATGTCTTCGGCATTTTTCTCCAAGGGTGCCTTCTCTTCATCATCATTGTAGATTTTGAAGTAAGCGAAGGCCAAGTATATAACAGAAATGATGAAGGAGGGAATCGGAATCGCCATAGCGTACACTAAATTCATATAAACTTGCCACATGTCCAAATCTGTGATGACGATACTTGGATCAACACGGCTGTAGTAGCAAGTGAAGTTTGTACCTATGGTcttgtattttttcagaaatatagtACAATTGAGCATTGGTGGATAGCCGCAACCCTTTACGTTCGGTAATAACCTAGCTTCTTTGTAAAACCACAGCGACGAGTAGTTGGCTGCAATATCTTTATCATCGTAATCGTCAAATAAGGCTATTTCAACGAGATCTTTTGAAGGAGCCTCGCTGATAACGGTGGTGTTGTCATTCTCTGTCACGTTCTTCTTATAGTTGACCAGTATCTGGGTACAGTCGTACATGTCCCTTGTACAACCTTCCCGACAGGAGGTCCAACTACAATTTGAAACACCTAGACGTCTCTCACTTTTCACTGTCACACACAACACTGGCGTCTCATTAAACTCCATAAATATAGTTGTGAAAGCTGGATCGATGACAAAAGGCACAAGGAATAAAAACGAAAACAAGCTGAATATACCGAGCAATACGAAGAAAGCGGTAGTATAAAATAGTAACTTCTGTTTACAAGTTTGTTCTTCTTGTTTCTCCTCCATTTTCGAAGGTTAGAAGCGGCCCTAATTCCCAACATCTGCATAAGACGAGGGCAAGCAGCTATGGCCAGCCCACGAAAAGCGTGCAACCCTCACATTTGAAACTAGTGGTGACAGTTGAGGACCTTCCTGGATTTCATGATGGTATTGTTGAAGAGCTAACTACATTACGGTTCCCTCTTCATCGCGGACTGGACGAAAATGGGCTCTATTGGCTGCCACCTATCTACAGCACATGATATCGCGTGGAACTCGGAGCACTGCAGTCTCTCTGTAAGCTATTGATCCCGGCTAGGCTTACAGATGTTCGACGCTCATTCTCCACAAACACATCCATCGAGGCCTATACCAGATACATCAAGTAAGTATTATCTTATATAAAACTGCGAATTTCTGCTTGCAATCACGCGTAGCTAACTGGATACGCATcgaatcatttttttcaatttgcctCAAGTTCTTTTTTGTAGTGACTGTAGTAAATTTGTGCGGAATATTCGCCTTATATTGATCCAAGAGACGCCGCAGTAAGGTCGGCCCTATTGATCCGACGCTGTGCGCAGACGCGGCGCCGGACTTATCCGCAAATGAATGTCAGTTTCAAATATGCAGAGATAAAGAGCGCACATAGAAAATCACGAAGATGCCGAAGAAAAAGCCAACCCCGGTCGAGGACTTGATAATACCTCCGCAGGATACGAAAATATGCGGAACGATATGTTTGTGTCAAATGACTCTAGTGTTGAGTACAGTGGCTATTGTTTATTTAACTGTTGCGATTTATGTACCGTCGACCAGAGCCATGAAGTCTGGCATACTGGAAGACCCAGTTATGTGCACCACGACACGTGCAGTGCTTGTCGAAAATTGTGATTGGGGTTCTTGTGGCGAATGGTGCTTGAGTAAGACATCGGGTTCCTGTCTTCAGATCTACGTGAATCTTCGACACAACGGGTCTAATTTGTTTTGGGCGAATTGTACAAATGCCGCGAATAAGACTTGTTACGGTATAGACCAAGAAAACGCGAAGAAGAGTAGGTGCATCTCCGACGAATGCAAAAACTTAACTGGTACCTTCAATTGTTCCTCGGGGACCTGCATCAACATCACAGATGCCTTCGAATGCATATTCAAAGAAACAGATCCGCCTCTCAAGTGTTCAGGTAGACGTGGTAAAATCACCTGCATCGATTTAGACGGCTTGTACAGTTGCAACAGAGGAATATGCGAAAGAATTCGCACACCATATAATTGCGATCGTCGATGCGTTGATATACCAACTAGAAACAAGAATATTATCATTTTAAGCGGTGACAAAGTGTTTCTATC
Above is a window of Harmonia axyridis chromosome X, icHarAxyr1.1, whole genome shotgun sequence DNA encoding:
- the LOC123686484 gene encoding protein tipE → MEEKQEEQTCKQKLLFYTTAFFVLLGIFSLFSFLFLVPFVIDPAFTTIFMEFNETPVLCVTVKSERRLGVSNCSWTSCREGCTRDMYDCTQILVNYKKNVTENDNTTVISEAPSKDLVEIALFDDYDDKDIAANYSSLWFYKEARLLPNVKGCGYPPMLNCTIFLKKYKTIGTNFTCYYSRVDPSIVITDLDMWQVYMNLVYAMAIPIPSFIISVIYLAFAYFKIYNDDEEKAPLEKNAEDMDVQGENGSITPVLHSASDGITPASEAFREDLASFGHHFKVAMVDEMSRDSFADGIVNSISIGGNMGKPMTTSISPTGGPIDDI
- the LOC123686483 gene encoding uncharacterized protein LOC123686483; translated protein: MPKKKPTPVEDLIIPPQDTKICGTICLCQMTLVLSTVAIVYLTVAIYVPSTRAMKSGILEDPVMCTTTRAVLVENCDWGSCGEWCLSKTSGSCLQIYVNLRHNGSNLFWANCTNAANKTCYGIDQENAKKSRCISDECKNLTGTFNCSSGTCINITDAFECIFKETDPPLKCSGRRGKITCIDLDGLYSCNRGICERIRTPYNCDRRCVDIPTRNKNIIILSGDKVFLSECQRAVDLDRNEEIWNESQDNIMMASCYNIQNTTSGIYAVDCVNGSTLPNNILSDLTNFTYLSYLSIFNTKILDERRLVAPPEPDLLIANESKLLINLEGCVNTLRDECKEFLRVYGKDGTDHNARARFPCYYSADNTDIVVARFNLETTEKQFLIASLLPSVLFVVSCLTLILCHKAVVVGDDAKMRFKGCVQSEDDSHSKDGKIMTDTGGGNSIMAL